Below is a genomic region from Ferribacterium limneticum.
AGTAGTCGGCGACGAAGCGTGGCTGACCGCCGTTCTTGAGGTCGTTTTCGTAGAGGTAGAGGCGCGAGCGCTTGGTGTCCACGACGATGGCGAAACGCTGGTCCGGCTGCATCTGCAGCAGGTAGCGCGGCACGAAATCGGCCGGCGGCTTTTCGCGATAGGCGGCGAGGCGGGCGATAGCTTCGGCGCGCAGGTCGGCAACCTTGTCGGCCGGGGCATCGGTCAAGGCGCCAAACGTATTGATTGGTTGCTTGCGGGCCAGCAACAGGTCGCCCTTGATCAGATGGGCCAACCGGTAGTTCGGGTGCTGACGCAGCAGGTTTTCGGTCAGGAGCAGCGCATTGCTCAGGCGATTCGCTTCAATTTCGGCAAAAATGCGCGTCAATGCTTCTTCCGGCCCGGAATCGGAAACGATCAGGGGCAAGGCCGAACCCTGGCTGGATGCGTCGGGCGTTGTCCGCGCCAAGGCAATCGCCGAGAGTTCGTTGATGGTGACTGGGGTAGTCGCCGGCTTGTCTTTAAGCCGGGCTGCTGCACCGGCGGCCAGGGCGACCGCCAGTCCGGACAGAACTAATTTACGGCCTAATTTCACCGGGCGTTTTCTTCCTTGATCAGCCACTTGCTACCGGCCCGAACGAAGACCAGGGTCTTGGTCGTCGAGCTGCTCAGACCGGTTGCCTTGTAATGCTGGCGGAACTTGGCGGTGGCCTTGTCGCCATTGATCGTGACTTGCGGCGTATCGAAGGAAACAGAGATCTTGCCGCCCTTGCCGGCGATGCGCTGTTCGCGTTCCTGTTCCCAGGCCTTGCGACTCATGCCCTTCGGCGTGTCGAATTCATGTGCATAGGCGCCGAGGTAAGCTCGCATGTCCTTGCGCGACCAGGCGTCGGCCCAGGCGTTCATGGCCTTGATGACGTCGTCGCTGCCGGCGGTTGCCTTGGCCGGAGCCGGGGCGGGGGTCGGTGCAGCGGCTGGGGCCGGCGTCGCTACTGCAGCGGCCGGAGCGGGCGCCGCGGCGATCGCTGTCGGCTTGCTGGCTGGTGAGGCGGAGGCAGCGCCCGGCGTCGACGTGACGATGGTTGCGTTCGGCGCAGCGGCGGCTGGCTTGGCGGCAACCGGCGCGGCGACAGCAACCGGTGCGGCAACGACAGGTGCGGCGGCAGCCGGCTGCGGCTTGACGTTGCCCTTGCCGGAAGTGGTGATCAGATCGCGGATCAGGGCCAGCTTGTTCTGCGTCGTCGAATTGGAATTATCCAGTTGCAGGGCCTTGTCGTAGGCCTGACTGGCCAGCTTGGCGTAAACATCGCCGAGATTTTCGTAAGCGATGGCGTAGGACGGGTGAGTCCTTATGGCCATTTCGAGCGCCGTGCGGGCCTTGTCGTACTGCTTTTGCTGGGCGTAGAGCACGGCCAGGTTGTTATAGGGTTCCGGCAGTTCCGGGTAATCCTCGGAAAGCTTGGTGAAGACGCTGATCGCTTCGGCCGGCTTGTTCATCTCGGTATAGATCAGGCCTTTCAGGAAGCGACCCTGGGCATCCTTGGGGCGGCTGCTCAGGTAGGCATCGACTTTCTCCATGGCTTGCGGATACTGGCCCTGCTTGATCAGGCGCTGGACTTCCGGCAGGTTGTCGGCGAAAGCCGGTACGGCGAAGCTGATGGCCAGGCCAATCGCCATTGCACGCAACGTCTTGAGCTTCTGAAAACGGGGCTGGAGCAGGGAAATAGAGGTCATCGCTATGCTATACTTTTCGAGGTTATACAATCTTCCGATTCTACCAAAAATGCCGGTGATTCCATAGGGATTAGCAAGCCGGCCAAGCCCGGTCTCCCTCCCCGCATGCTCAAGATCTACAACTCCCTCAAGCGCGAAAAACAGGTTTTCACCCCGATCGAAGCGAACAAGGTTCGCATGTATGTCTGTGGCATGACGGTCTATGACTATTGCCATCTTGGGCATGCCCGGGTCATGGTTGTTTTCGACATGGTTTATCGCTGGCTCAAGGCGAGCGGCTACGACGTGACCTATGTTCGCAACATTACCGACATCGACGACAAGATCATCAAGCGCGCCATCGAGAATGGCGAGACGATCCAGCAACTGACCAACCGCTTCATCGCCTTCATGCACGAAGACGCCGATGCACTGGGCGTTCAACGTCCGGACTTCGAGCCGCGGGCGACCGACTACGTGCCGGAAATGCTCGGTCTGATCGGCAAGCTCGAGGCGACCGGCCTCGCCTACCAGGCCACCGACGGCGACGTGAATTACGCCGTGCGCAAGTTCCCTGGCTACGGCAAGCTGTCCGGCAAGTCGCTCGACGATCTGCGGGCCGGCGAGCGCGTTGAGGTCGATTCGGCCAAGCAGGATCCGCTCGATTTCGTGCTCTGGAAGCATGCCAAGCCGGGTGAGCCGGCCTGGGAGTCGCCATGGGGTGA
It encodes:
- a CDS encoding nuclear transport factor 2 family protein, coding for MTSISLLQPRFQKLKTLRAMAIGLAISFAVPAFADNLPEVQRLIKQGQYPQAMEKVDAYLSSRPKDAQGRFLKGLIYTEMNKPAEAISVFTKLSEDYPELPEPYNNLAVLYAQQKQYDKARTALEMAIRTHPSYAIAYENLGDVYAKLASQAYDKALQLDNSNSTTQNKLALIRDLITTSGKGNVKPQPAAAAPVVAAPVAVAAPVAAKPAAAAPNATIVTSTPGAASASPASKPTAIAAAPAPAAAVATPAPAAAPTPAPAPAKATAGSDDVIKAMNAWADAWSRKDMRAYLGAYAHEFDTPKGMSRKAWEQEREQRIAGKGGKISVSFDTPQVTINGDKATAKFRQHYKATGLSSSTTKTLVFVRAGSKWLIKEENAR